From a region of the Parcubacteria group bacterium genome:
- a CDS encoding polysaccharide deacetylase family protein, with protein MHNKKLKKIKFTITIFVAMAVLAMVGGILIFKNNYYLSQEFLLMQGNFVKAKWEYASYAGGYKNLFTGKLKEKNTEDKQEDAQSVPVLLYHGIIEDPNWKPDGVNISLEEFKKQMFTLKKAGYQTITLEDFYSFMQEEKKLPKKSLLITFDDGRSDSFYPSDPIFHALDYNAVMFVITGRSLGKGNEKSVFHLSKTELQGMKATGRWEFGSHTQNGHNTEKIDENGNQGHFMSDKLWLDAQNRLETDEEYTLRIKKDLAASKEDLKNNLGISALAFAYPFGDYGHNTQNNPTSEEIIKNNVSDIFPLSFRQSGASEFPANYAGKDFKLVKRINMDSDISASKLLFILEGNEKKTFPYADSFSEDRGWITGWGKSSLENGLLLTGASESEDSSLTFLGGTFLWRDYSISANAKFIKGNSFSVIGRYISGNNYVSCDFSNFGVSLTERVKGEERIISESAKPLALISGTDLSVGMSTKGDQASCLIEGKALVSGKLSSDLSHGGIGFKTWDNSINNSSILISNLDVK; from the coding sequence ATGCATAACAAAAAACTGAAAAAAATAAAATTTACTATTACCATTTTTGTCGCAATGGCGGTTTTGGCTATGGTTGGCGGAATCTTGATATTTAAGAATAATTATTACTTAAGCCAAGAATTTCTACTGATGCAAGGGAATTTTGTTAAGGCTAAATGGGAATATGCTTCTTATGCCGGAGGATATAAAAATTTGTTTACGGGAAAATTGAAAGAGAAAAATACTGAAGACAAGCAAGAAGATGCCCAGTCTGTTCCCGTTCTTCTTTATCACGGAATTATCGAAGACCCAAACTGGAAGCCGGACGGAGTAAACATTTCTCTTGAAGAATTCAAAAAACAGATGTTCACTCTAAAAAAGGCGGGTTATCAAACAATCACACTGGAAGATTTCTATTCATTTATGCAGGAAGAGAAAAAACTTCCCAAGAAATCGTTGCTTATCACTTTTGACGATGGACGATCAGACAGTTTTTATCCCTCGGATCCGATTTTTCACGCGCTTGATTATAATGCTGTGATGTTTGTGATTACCGGGCGATCGCTTGGAAAAGGAAACGAAAAAAGCGTCTTTCATCTTTCAAAAACAGAACTTCAAGGAATGAAAGCAACCGGGCGATGGGAATTCGGATCTCATACTCAAAACGGCCATAATACTGAAAAAATAGACGAGAATGGAAATCAAGGACATTTTATGAGCGATAAGTTGTGGCTTGATGCGCAAAATCGCCTTGAAACGGATGAGGAATATACGCTGAGAATCAAAAAAGATTTGGCAGCCTCAAAGGAGGATTTAAAAAATAATCTGGGAATTTCTGCGCTGGCTTTCGCTTATCCTTTTGGAGATTACGGACACAATACCCAAAATAATCCTACCTCGGAAGAAATAATCAAAAATAACGTAAGCGATATTTTTCCTCTTTCTTTTCGGCAGTCCGGAGCCAGTGAATTTCCCGCAAATTATGCCGGAAAAGATTTCAAGCTTGTCAAAAGAATTAATATGGACTCTGATATTTCCGCCAGTAAGCTCCTTTTTATTTTAGAAGGAAACGAAAAAAAGACATTTCCCTATGCAGATTCTTTTTCCGAAGATCGCGGATGGATTACGGGATGGGGAAAATCAAGCCTGGAAAACGGATTGCTTCTTACCGGCGCTTCTGAATCTGAAGATAGCAGCCTTACATTTCTTGGCGGAACATTCCTGTGGAGAGATTATTCGATAAGCGCCAATGCCAAATTTATTAAGGGAAATTCGTTTTCGGTTATTGGAAGATATATAAGCGGAAACAACTACGTTTCTTGCGACTTTTCAAATTTCGGGGTTTCCCTAACAGAAAGAGTTAAAGGAGAAGAAAGAATAATTTCCGAATCAGCAAAACCCCTTGCTCTCATTTCCGGAACAGATCTTTCCGTGGGAATGTCAACGAAGGGCGACCAGGCATCTTGCCTTATTGAAGGAAAGGCGCTTGTTTCCGGAAAACTTTCTTCGGATTTAAGCCATGGAGGAATTGGATTTAAAACCTGGGACAATTCCATAAATAACAGCAGTATTCTGATATCTAATTTAGATGTAAAATAA
- a CDS encoding glycosyltransferase, with amino-acid sequence MQGFFNEKNEALVREFNDYSFGFDWKDLFYKTSIILSGVVFIFFIIILKSKTTSDFFIDPTLFSYAIFVTTFEISRIISAMLYKSSFKSLLEENAFSDELYPEDYEPTVAFVIPCKNEEKDIANSIIKCYEVDYPKEKIEVIVVNDGSTDGTIHILNELKKHYPSIKIIDWPNQGKRWGMAAGFRVSSSEIIIQLDSDSYIDPKTFRKLLAPFRNPEVGVVCANGEPKNADKNIITRMQTAYYFMSFRILKAAESTFNTIFCASGCCSAYRKSAVMPILYKWLSETFLGRPATWGDDRALTSWILKEGWKTIYADKAKVYTIVPENWKQLFTQQLRWKKSWIVNSIFTSKFIWKKQPFVSFFYYFPLVLISFLTPIMTFRALIYAPFTKGVMPFYHILGVLLVTALMVIYYRYIDQKNKYWPYLFLWSMFNLFCLSFVIVWAAVRIQDRGWGTR; translated from the coding sequence ATGCAAGGATTTTTTAATGAAAAAAATGAAGCATTGGTTAGGGAGTTTAATGACTATTCTTTCGGCTTTGATTGGAAAGACCTTTTCTACAAAACGAGCATAATTTTGTCCGGCGTGGTTTTCATATTCTTCATAATTATTCTTAAATCAAAAACGACTTCAGATTTTTTTATTGATCCCACCTTGTTTTCCTACGCTATTTTTGTGACAACTTTTGAAATTTCCAGAATCATTTCGGCGATGCTGTATAAAAGCTCCTTTAAAAGTTTGCTGGAGGAAAATGCTTTTTCCGATGAACTCTACCCGGAAGACTATGAACCGACAGTGGCTTTTGTCATACCTTGCAAAAACGAAGAAAAAGACATCGCCAATTCAATTATCAAGTGTTATGAAGTGGATTATCCCAAAGAGAAAATAGAAGTGATTGTAGTTAATGACGGAAGCACTGATGGAACTATCCACATTCTCAATGAATTAAAAAAGCATTATCCCAGCATAAAAATAATTGACTGGCCGAATCAGGGAAAAAGATGGGGAATGGCAGCCGGTTTTAGGGTTTCTTCATCAGAAATTATTATTCAGCTCGATAGCGATAGTTACATTGATCCCAAAACTTTTAGAAAGCTTCTTGCTCCTTTTCGAAATCCGGAAGTGGGAGTTGTTTGCGCTAACGGAGAACCGAAAAACGCCGACAAAAATATTATTACCCGGATGCAAACCGCTTATTATTTTATGTCTTTTCGAATTCTGAAAGCGGCGGAATCTACTTTTAATACCATTTTTTGCGCCAGCGGATGCTGCAGCGCTTATCGAAAAAGCGCCGTGATGCCGATTTTATATAAATGGCTTTCAGAAACCTTTTTGGGACGTCCGGCAACTTGGGGAGACGACCGAGCGCTCACCAGCTGGATCTTGAAGGAAGGATGGAAAACGATTTATGCGGACAAAGCCAAAGTCTATACTATCGTTCCTGAAAACTGGAAGCAATTATTCACTCAGCAACTCCGCTGGAAAAAATCCTGGATAGTCAATTCGATTTTCACCAGCAAATTTATTTGGAAAAAACAGCCATTTGTTTCATTTTTCTATTATTTTCCACTGGTTCTGATATCCTTTCTCACGCCGATTATGACTTTCCGCGCATTGATTTATGCTCCTTTTACCAAGGGAGTGATGCCTTTTTATCACATCTTGGGAGTTCTTTTGGTAACCGCTTTGATGGTGATCTATTATCGCTACATTGATCAGAAAAATAAATATTGGCCCTATCTTTTTCTCTGGTCAATGTTTAATTTGTTCTGCCTCTCATTTGTAATTGTTTGGGCGGCAGTTAGGATTCAGGACAGGGGATGGGGAACGCGATAG